A genomic region of Halomonas aestuarii contains the following coding sequences:
- a CDS encoding ABC transporter substrate-binding protein, which translates to MMKKRVLAMAVAASAVALSGMAQAEVKVGFLGGFTGGIESLTPPIFDGAQLAVNQVNEQGGLLDGQELVMPTGDTTCSDASAASNAADRMVNTEQVTAIVGALCTGATIAAANNAAIPGGVTMVSPASTAPAVSNLDDNDLVFRTVPSDAFQGEMLAKLLISKGIEDVVVTYVNNDYGRGLSEAFTETFEAEGGLVAENLAHEDNRADYRSELGTLSSTGVPTLVVLAYADTSGQTVLRQAYESGMFTQYVGGDGMVGDSLIEAIGADVLDGMIATRPGSPELPGTDMFRAQAEEAGIDPTAVFAAQAYDAAFLLALAIEQNGSAEREGLNEALRSVATAPGEVILPGEWEKAVELIAAGTEIDYQGASGTQEFNEKGDVPGVVLEMAVEDGTFTSKGYVDL; encoded by the coding sequence ATCATGAAAAAACGCGTACTGGCGATGGCGGTCGCCGCCTCTGCGGTAGCCCTTTCCGGCATGGCCCAGGCCGAGGTCAAGGTCGGCTTCCTGGGTGGTTTCACCGGCGGCATTGAGAGCCTCACGCCCCCGATCTTCGACGGTGCCCAGCTGGCCGTGAACCAGGTCAACGAGCAGGGCGGCCTGCTGGACGGGCAGGAACTGGTGATGCCCACCGGTGACACTACCTGCTCCGATGCCTCGGCGGCATCGAACGCGGCGGACCGCATGGTCAACACCGAGCAGGTCACGGCCATCGTCGGGGCGCTGTGCACCGGTGCCACCATTGCCGCGGCCAACAATGCGGCCATTCCCGGTGGCGTGACCATGGTCTCGCCGGCCTCGACCGCGCCGGCGGTGTCCAACCTCGATGACAACGACCTGGTGTTCCGCACCGTGCCGTCGGATGCCTTCCAGGGCGAGATGCTGGCCAAGCTGCTGATCTCCAAGGGCATCGAGGACGTCGTCGTCACCTACGTGAACAACGACTACGGCCGCGGCCTGTCCGAGGCCTTCACCGAGACCTTCGAGGCCGAGGGGGGGCTGGTGGCGGAGAACCTCGCCCACGAAGACAACCGCGCCGACTACCGTTCCGAGCTGGGCACCCTCTCCTCCACCGGCGTGCCGACCCTGGTGGTGCTGGCCTATGCCGACACCTCCGGCCAGACCGTGCTGCGCCAGGCCTACGAGAGCGGCATGTTCACCCAGTACGTGGGCGGCGACGGCATGGTGGGCGACAGCCTGATCGAGGCCATCGGCGCCGACGTGCTCGACGGCATGATCGCCACCCGTCCGGGCAGCCCCGAACTGCCGGGGACCGACATGTTCCGGGCGCAGGCCGAGGAGGCCGGCATCGACCCGACCGCGGTGTTTGCCGCCCAGGCCTACGACGCCGCCTTCCTGCTGGCGCTGGCCATCGAGCAGAACGGCAGCGCCGAGCGCGAGGGGCTCAACGAGGCACTGCGCAGCGTGGCCACCGCGCCGGGCGAGGTGATCCTGCCCGGCGAGTGGGAGAAGGCGGTGGAGCTGATCGCCGCCGGCACCGAGATCGACTACCAGGGCGCCTCCGGCACCCAGGAGTTCAACGAGAAGGGTGATGTGCCCGGCGTGGTGCTGGAGATGGCGGTCGAGGACGGCACCTTCACCAGCAAGGGCTACGTCGACCTCTGA
- a CDS encoding DUF3592 domain-containing protein has protein sequence MFDIPLLIAIAALAGAAFTARRIWRRRSVNRWPEATATVTGTELVELDTGVQKSEGPSQERRYRARVHIAFRVDDREITSHNGRFDGTPTFTARREAEAYLAQYPTGMTLSVHYDPTTPSRTSFGAGSIPTRLIGLTLFLLAVSVFALLISLR, from the coding sequence ATGTTCGATATCCCCCTGCTGATCGCCATCGCCGCCCTGGCCGGAGCCGCCTTCACGGCACGCCGGATCTGGCGTCGGCGCAGCGTGAACCGCTGGCCGGAGGCGACGGCCACCGTGACCGGGACCGAGCTCGTCGAGCTCGACACCGGCGTGCAGAAGAGCGAGGGGCCGTCCCAGGAGCGCCGCTACCGGGCCCGGGTGCATATCGCCTTCCGGGTCGATGACCGCGAGATCACCTCCCACAACGGTCGCTTCGACGGCACGCCCACCTTCACCGCGCGCCGGGAGGCCGAGGCGTACCTGGCCCAGTATCCCACCGGCATGACGCTGTCGGTCCATTACGACCCGACGACGCCGTCACGGACCAGCTTCGGCGCGGGGAGCATCCCGACCCGCCTGATCGGCCTGACGCTGTTCCTGCTGGCCGTGTCCGTCTTCGCGCTGCTGATCTCGCTGCGCTGA
- a CDS encoding endonuclease/exonuclease/phosphatase family protein, whose product MRRYLLAGVLALIPLLARADVVVGSWNIEHLGWNNDKALPQVAHVANHFDLLAVQELMDPLAMVRLEEHLEAVSGEAWSSMASHALGRGTYEEHYGFLWRESEVAYEDGAVVYIDHGDVFSREPYSARFRDAATGDRFTLATVHVVYGDRVGDRLPEIAALADYWQWLDEIAPDTPRLLAGDFNLPPDHPAWEALRARGARPAPEGRSTLATTAGQYASLYDNLWYDAGRLTPSDRGILRFPELLPLAHQAARERVSDHAPVYVALHGAALVATRAAGGELVARPPRAGCIDLNASSANRLAQLPHVGPARAADIIAGRPWRVSELRQINGIGDGRLADIRRSGLLCGG is encoded by the coding sequence ATGCGTCGCTATCTGCTGGCCGGAGTGCTGGCCCTGATCCCCCTGCTCGCCCGGGCCGATGTGGTCGTCGGCAGCTGGAACATCGAGCATCTTGGCTGGAACAACGACAAGGCCCTGCCCCAGGTGGCCCACGTGGCCAACCACTTCGACCTGCTGGCCGTGCAGGAGCTGATGGACCCGCTGGCCATGGTGCGGCTCGAGGAACATCTGGAGGCGGTGTCGGGCGAGGCGTGGTCCTCCATGGCCAGCCACGCCCTGGGCCGCGGCACCTACGAGGAGCACTACGGCTTCCTGTGGCGGGAGAGCGAGGTGGCCTACGAGGATGGCGCCGTGGTCTACATCGACCACGGCGATGTCTTCTCGCGCGAGCCCTACTCGGCGCGCTTCCGCGATGCGGCGACCGGCGACCGGTTCACCCTGGCCACCGTGCACGTGGTCTATGGCGACCGCGTGGGCGATCGTCTGCCGGAGATCGCGGCGCTGGCCGACTACTGGCAGTGGCTCGACGAGATCGCGCCGGACACCCCGCGGCTGCTGGCGGGGGACTTCAACCTGCCGCCGGACCATCCGGCCTGGGAGGCGCTTCGCGCCCGGGGGGCGAGGCCCGCGCCCGAGGGGCGCTCCACCCTGGCCACCACGGCGGGGCAGTACGCCAGCCTCTACGACAACCTCTGGTACGACGCCGGGCGACTGACGCCGAGCGACCGGGGCATCCTGCGCTTTCCCGAGCTGCTGCCCCTGGCGCACCAGGCGGCGCGCGAGCGGGTCTCGGACCATGCGCCGGTCTACGTGGCCCTGCACGGTGCTGCCCTGGTGGCCACCCGGGCGGCCGGTGGCGAGCTGGTGGCCCGTCCGCCTCGGGCAGGCTGCATCGACCTGAACGCCAGCAGCGCGAACCGCCTGGCCCAGCTGCCCCATGTGGGGCCGGCGCGGGCCGCGGACATCATCGCCGGCCGGCCGTGGCGGGTGTCCGAGCTGCGCCAGATCAACGGCATCGGGGACGGCCGCCTCGCCGACATCCGGCGCAGCGGGCTGCTCTGCGGGGGGTGA
- a CDS encoding dienelactone hydrolase family protein, with the protein MTRAFHVHLTLATAVGLSIGTAHAFTPAGQDLAYDVGDEAFQGYLSPAEGDARGTVIVIHDWDGLDDYERRRADMLADLGYDAFAIDLYGQGNRPVETAAKKAETAKLYQDRERMRTLTLAGLTEARAQGASGSAVVMGYCFGGAVVLELARSGEAEDVAGFATFHGGLSTPEGQSYAADTPPILVAHGGADQSISLDDVASLGKELEAADATYHIEVYSGAPHAFTVFGGDRYQQRADALSWDAFLALLDEVL; encoded by the coding sequence ATGACCCGAGCGTTTCACGTCCACCTGACCCTGGCCACCGCCGTGGGCCTTTCCATCGGCACCGCCCACGCCTTCACGCCCGCCGGCCAGGACCTCGCCTACGACGTCGGCGACGAGGCCTTCCAGGGCTACCTCTCCCCCGCCGAGGGCGACGCCCGTGGCACCGTCATCGTGATCCACGACTGGGACGGCCTGGACGATTACGAGCGCCGTCGGGCCGACATGCTCGCCGACCTGGGCTACGACGCCTTCGCCATCGACCTCTACGGCCAGGGCAACCGGCCGGTGGAGACCGCCGCCAAGAAGGCCGAGACCGCCAAGCTCTACCAGGACCGCGAGCGCATGCGCACCCTGACCCTGGCCGGCCTGACCGAGGCCCGCGCCCAGGGCGCCTCCGGGTCCGCCGTGGTGATGGGCTACTGCTTCGGGGGCGCCGTGGTGCTGGAGCTCGCCCGCTCCGGCGAGGCAGAGGACGTGGCCGGTTTCGCGACCTTCCACGGCGGCCTCTCGACGCCCGAGGGTCAGTCCTACGCGGCCGATACCCCGCCGATCCTGGTCGCCCACGGCGGCGCCGACCAGTCCATCTCCCTGGACGACGTGGCAAGCCTCGGCAAGGAGCTGGAGGCCGCCGACGCCACCTACCATATCGAGGTCTATTCCGGCGCGCCCCACGCCTTCACCGTCTTCGGCGGCGACCGCTACCAGCAGCGCGCCGACGCCCTCTCCTGGGACGCCTTCCTCGCGCTGCTCGACGAGGTGCTCTGA
- a CDS encoding DUF4202 domain-containing protein codes for MSADSPSPFAATLVALDALHAEDPRRVTVAGEAVPQELWHAERMSAWLEQLVEAPDELVRLAVRGQHLQRWQVPRTDYPEGRVGYLTWRRDQGQRAGETTAALMREAGYGDAPAERVATMIRKQGLGRDEGVQAVEDCACLVFLENYFGDFSRQVDHDHLIRIVQKTWRKMSPRAHALALELPMTAEARALVEEALGG; via the coding sequence ATGTCCGCCGATTCCCCTAGCCCCTTCGCGGCGACCCTCGTCGCCCTGGATGCCCTGCACGCCGAGGACCCGCGCCGCGTCACGGTGGCGGGTGAGGCCGTGCCCCAGGAGCTGTGGCATGCCGAGCGGATGAGCGCCTGGCTGGAGCAGCTGGTTGAGGCGCCGGACGAGCTGGTGCGCCTGGCGGTGCGCGGCCAGCACCTGCAGCGCTGGCAGGTGCCGCGCACGGATTACCCCGAGGGGCGGGTAGGCTACCTCACCTGGCGCCGCGACCAGGGGCAGCGCGCCGGCGAGACCACCGCGGCGCTGATGCGCGAGGCGGGCTACGGCGACGCGCCGGCCGAGCGGGTGGCGACGATGATCCGCAAGCAGGGGCTGGGGCGGGACGAGGGCGTGCAGGCGGTGGAGGACTGCGCCTGCCTGGTGTTCCTGGAGAACTACTTCGGCGACTTCTCCCGGCAGGTCGACCACGACCACCTGATCCGCATCGTGCAGAAGACCTGGCGGAAGATGTCGCCGCGCGCCCATGCGCTGGCCCTCGAGCTGCCGATGACGGCCGAGGCGCGGGCGCTGGTGGAGGAGGCCCTGGGCGGATGA
- a CDS encoding DUF6746 family protein, translated as MIVRYEAEVETMAASLEEVHLGSETLDRERVRLNGMAYLNAARPLTTN; from the coding sequence ATGATTGTCAGGTACGAGGCGGAGGTCGAGACCATGGCCGCCTCCCTCGAGGAGGTGCACCTGGGCTCGGAGACCCTCGACCGCGAGCGCGTGCGCCTCAACGGCATGGCCTACCTCAACGCCGCCCGCCCGCTGACGACGAACTGA
- a CDS encoding C45 family autoproteolytic acyltransferase/hydolase: MHITPLSGSRAEIGVAHGRAHAGLITHSLEVYDRLFQDFVGLDWGRARREAERFLPMIERGFPAILEEMEGIARGAGLDVEDILTLNCRSEISLTQASGGCSAFALKRDGTQWLAQNWDWRTDQLHNVVALEISGNDAPPLISIGEAGMVAKIGMNEHGLGVCLNAIRSRTCGEGLPIHVALRKILECRDMDQALAVARDDRVCSPAHFLVASGDGEALGLEVHPGEPGRLAPEDGVVTHTNHLYAGSGAHRVEDFPRPDSRSRLTRLDALLRERLPPGGEIGEGELFAILGDHDGAPLSICRHFNPDQPAEERMETLFSVVMDLTRRRLTLRHGKPCESDESLTVQFGDAPGIDPDQTRQDLER, encoded by the coding sequence ATGCACATCACTCCCCTCTCCGGCAGCCGGGCCGAGATCGGCGTGGCCCACGGCCGCGCCCACGCCGGACTGATCACCCACAGCCTCGAGGTCTACGACCGGCTGTTCCAGGACTTCGTGGGCCTGGACTGGGGCCGGGCGCGCCGGGAGGCCGAGCGCTTCCTGCCCATGATCGAGCGGGGCTTCCCGGCCATCCTCGAGGAGATGGAGGGCATCGCCCGGGGCGCTGGGCTCGACGTCGAGGACATACTGACCCTGAACTGCCGCAGCGAGATCTCGCTGACCCAGGCCAGCGGCGGCTGCTCCGCCTTCGCCCTCAAGCGTGACGGCACCCAGTGGCTGGCCCAGAACTGGGACTGGCGCACCGACCAGCTGCACAACGTGGTGGCGCTGGAGATCAGCGGCAACGACGCCCCGCCGCTGATCAGCATCGGCGAGGCCGGCATGGTGGCCAAGATCGGCATGAACGAGCACGGCCTGGGCGTCTGCCTCAACGCCATCCGCTCGCGGACCTGCGGCGAGGGGCTGCCCATCCACGTCGCCCTGCGCAAGATCCTCGAGTGCCGCGACATGGACCAGGCGCTGGCCGTGGCCCGCGACGACCGGGTCTGCTCGCCGGCCCACTTCCTGGTCGCCAGCGGCGACGGCGAGGCCCTGGGCCTGGAGGTGCACCCTGGCGAGCCGGGGCGCCTGGCTCCCGAGGACGGCGTGGTCACCCACACCAACCACCTCTACGCCGGCTCCGGGGCCCACCGGGTGGAGGACTTCCCGCGCCCCGATTCCCGATCGCGCCTGACCCGGCTGGATGCCCTGCTGCGCGAGCGGCTGCCGCCCGGGGGCGAGATCGGCGAGGGTGAGCTGTTCGCCATCCTCGGCGACCACGACGGCGCGCCGCTCTCGATCTGTCGCCACTTCAATCCCGACCAGCCCGCGGAGGAGCGCATGGAGACGCTGTTCTCGGTGGTGATGGACCTCACCCGGCGGCGCCTCACCCTGCGCCACGGCAAGCCGTGCGAGAGCGACGAGAGCCTGACGGTCCAGTTCGGCGACGCGCCGGGCATTGACCCGGATCAAACGAGACAGGATCTCGAACGATAA
- a CDS encoding aldo/keto reductase, which translates to MSTVFARLKEVASPMIGLGCMNLSHGYGSPLPEAEARRALDAAFDMGYRHFDTATLYGATANERLVGKALADRRREILLASKCGMAMDPALGRKVIDGRPATLRRQCEESLARLQTDHLDLYYLHRWDKGMAIEESVGELGRLMEEGKIGAIGLSEVSAATLRRARAERPIAAVQSEYSLWTRNPEIGLIDACREAGTALVAFSPLGRGFLAGAVRDPASLEENDMRRGLPRFSAENHPRNLRLLEAFTALAEELDTTPGQLALAWLRARGDDILPIPGSRSIEHMRENLAAERLHLAPETATRLDAMMTPDQVAGARYGESQQAEVDTEEFGEAGKGPAA; encoded by the coding sequence ATGTCGACTGTCTTTGCCCGCCTCAAGGAAGTGGCCTCGCCGATGATCGGCCTGGGCTGCATGAACCTCTCCCACGGCTATGGCAGCCCGCTCCCCGAGGCCGAGGCGCGTCGCGCCCTCGACGCCGCCTTCGACATGGGCTATCGCCACTTCGATACCGCCACCCTCTACGGGGCCACGGCCAACGAGCGGCTGGTGGGCAAGGCGCTGGCGGACAGGCGCCGCGAGATCCTGCTGGCCAGCAAGTGCGGTATGGCCATGGACCCGGCGCTGGGCAGGAAGGTGATCGACGGGCGCCCGGCCACCCTGCGCCGCCAGTGCGAGGAGAGCCTCGCGCGCCTGCAGACCGATCACCTCGACCTCTACTACCTGCACCGCTGGGACAAGGGCATGGCCATCGAGGAGAGTGTGGGCGAGCTGGGCCGGCTGATGGAGGAGGGCAAGATCGGCGCCATCGGGCTCTCCGAGGTCTCCGCGGCCACCCTGCGCCGCGCCCGGGCCGAGCGGCCCATCGCGGCGGTGCAGTCCGAATACTCGCTGTGGACCCGCAACCCGGAGATCGGCCTGATTGATGCCTGCCGCGAGGCAGGCACGGCCCTGGTGGCCTTCAGCCCCCTGGGGCGCGGCTTCCTGGCGGGTGCCGTCCGCGACCCCGCGAGCCTCGAGGAGAACGACATGCGCCGGGGCCTGCCGCGCTTCAGCGCCGAGAACCACCCCCGGAACCTGCGCCTGCTCGAGGCGTTCACGGCGCTGGCGGAGGAGCTGGACACGACTCCGGGCCAGCTGGCGCTGGCCTGGCTTCGGGCCCGGGGCGACGACATCCTGCCGATCCCCGGCTCGCGGTCCATCGAGCACATGCGCGAGAACCTGGCGGCGGAACGCCTGCACCTGGCGCCGGAGACCGCGACCCGGCTGGACGCCATGATGACCCCGGACCAGGTGGCGGGCGCTCGCTACGGCGAATCCCAGCAGGCGGAGGTCGACACCGAGGAGTTCGGCGAGGCTGGCAAAGGCCCTGCCGCCTAG